From Cyclopterus lumpus isolate fCycLum1 chromosome 4, fCycLum1.pri, whole genome shotgun sequence, a single genomic window includes:
- the si:dkey-183n20.15 gene encoding LOW QUALITY PROTEIN: RING-HC_RNF170 domain-containing protein (The sequence of the model RefSeq protein was modified relative to this genomic sequence to represent the inferred CDS: inserted 5 bases in 4 codons), whose protein sequence is MAQRPSSFVEGGRIQSALRSVKIDVCETAPQPIDSTNGNEPPQAPCLMAYWRPGXWLDAISCPSCERRDYMMSPVSVLCNLFNETPSDRQSKEVLXDYNNRYSGAPRRVTDYLCDAPLLLQLLPRSLGTIGGXALCCVGTVVSLSPPPPDPVSPSANPLEXGLLGVLDDPVADILLLICVININQQMAPESAGRHPAMGSSL, encoded by the exons ATGGCGCAGCGTCCTTCGTCCTTCGTCGAGGGAGGTCGTatccaatcagcgttgagatccGTGAAGATTGACGTCTGCGAAACCGCGCCGCAGCCAATCG ACAGCACCAACGGCAATGAGCCGCCACAAG CTCCCTGTCTGATGGCCTATTGGAGACCCG CCTGGCTGGATGCGATCAGCTGCCCCTCT TGTGAAAGGCGTGATTACATGATGTCGCCGGTCAGCGTGCTGTGTAACCTGTTCAACGAGACTCCATCCGACCGCCAGTCAAAGGAAGTTCT AGACTACAACAACCGTTATTCTGGAGCCCCGCGAAGG gtGACCGACTACCTGTGCGACGCTCCCCTCCTGCTCCAGTTGCTGCCCCGAAGCCTGGGCACCATCGGAG TGGCCCTGTGCTGCGTGGGCACCGTGGtgtccctctccccccctcccccggacCCCGTCTCCCCGTCGGCGAACCCCCTGG ACGGCCTGCTGGGGGTCCTGGACGACCCGGTGGCGGACATCCTGCTCCTCATCTGCGTTATCAACATCAACCAGCAGATGGCGCCAGAGAGCGCAGGACGCCATCCTGCGATGGGGAGCTCTCTGTAG